A single Methanolobus sp. ZRKC5 DNA region contains:
- a CDS encoding sodium/solute symporter (Members of the Solute:Sodium Symporter (SSS), TC 2.A.21 as described in tcdb.org, catalyze solute:Na+ symport. Known solutes for members of the family include sugars, amino acids, nucleosides, inositols, vitamins, urea or anions, depending on the system.) gives MVVSTPILGIAVLAYLMVVFYFGWLGYKKTKNTDDYMLAGRKVNPFVLAFSYGAAFISTSAIIGFGGYAAAFGMGILWLVAMNIVVGIFIAFVIFGSRTRRMGFNLKAVTFPELIGKRFQSRFIQGFSGALITIFMPLYAGSVLIGGARFMETVLGLEYNTAVLMLAIIVAAYVITGGLIAVMYTDALQGVLMFIGMGILLVLTYSKLGGVTEAHQALTNMAPLVPANFAAIGHTGWTSMPAFGSPVWWTLVSTIILGVGIGVLAQPQLAVRFMTVESTKSLKRAVLSGGPFIFMMAGVAYIVGALSNVYFFDTQGMIALDVAGGNIDKIMPEYINSAMPDYFVVFFLLTLLAAAMSTLSSQFHAMGTAFGHDFYRVGIMKGKIANTINITRAGIAATIIISVVLAYILPPGIIARATAIFFGLCAAAFLPMYSGAIFWKRMTKEGAIASLLVGTFSSLFWLTFVHAKEASALGISQALFGKVTLLTGTWTVIDPILIATPLAIIVAIAVSLMTEPEPKEHIELCFKRE, from the coding sequence ATGGTTGTCAGTACACCTATTCTTGGAATAGCCGTGCTTGCCTATTTGATGGTGGTTTTCTACTTCGGCTGGCTTGGATATAAAAAGACAAAAAATACTGACGATTACATGCTTGCCGGAAGGAAGGTCAATCCTTTCGTACTTGCATTCTCTTATGGAGCCGCATTTATCAGTACATCTGCGATTATAGGATTCGGAGGATATGCCGCTGCATTTGGAATGGGTATCCTATGGCTTGTTGCCATGAACATAGTTGTTGGTATCTTTATCGCTTTTGTCATCTTCGGTTCCAGAACCAGACGTATGGGATTCAACCTGAAAGCTGTTACATTCCCTGAGCTTATAGGAAAAAGATTCCAGTCAAGATTTATACAGGGATTTTCAGGCGCTCTTATTACAATATTCATGCCACTCTATGCAGGCAGTGTCCTGATAGGTGGAGCTCGTTTCATGGAAACTGTCCTTGGTCTTGAGTACAATACCGCTGTCTTGATGCTTGCCATTATCGTTGCAGCATATGTAATTACAGGCGGACTTATTGCAGTTATGTATACAGATGCCCTTCAGGGAGTATTGATGTTCATTGGAATGGGAATCCTGCTTGTGCTAACATATTCAAAACTTGGCGGCGTTACTGAAGCACACCAGGCACTCACAAATATGGCACCTCTTGTTCCTGCTAATTTTGCAGCCATCGGACATACAGGATGGACATCCATGCCGGCCTTTGGCTCACCCGTATGGTGGACACTTGTATCTACAATCATTCTCGGAGTAGGCATAGGAGTACTTGCACAACCACAACTTGCAGTACGTTTCATGACCGTGGAAAGCACCAAATCACTTAAAAGAGCCGTTCTCTCAGGTGGTCCTTTCATCTTTATGATGGCAGGAGTTGCCTATATCGTGGGTGCATTGTCAAATGTATACTTCTTTGACACACAAGGAATGATAGCACTTGATGTTGCAGGCGGTAACATCGACAAGATAATGCCTGAATACATCAACAGCGCAATGCCTGATTATTTTGTAGTATTCTTCCTGCTTACCCTTCTGGCAGCAGCAATGTCAACACTAAGTTCCCAGTTCCATGCCATGGGTACAGCATTTGGACATGACTTCTACCGTGTGGGCATCATGAAAGGAAAGATAGCAAACACGATAAATATCACAAGAGCAGGCATTGCAGCGACCATCATAATCAGCGTAGTACTTGCATACATTCTCCCTCCAGGAATAATCGCAAGAGCAACAGCGATCTTCTTCGGACTCTGTGCAGCAGCCTTCCTTCCAATGTACTCAGGAGCTATCTTCTGGAAACGCATGACCAAAGAAGGAGCCATAGCAAGCCTGCTTGTGGGCACTTTCAGCAGTCTTTTCTGGCTCACATTCGTTCACGCAAAGGAAGCAAGTGCACTTGGCATAAGCCAAGCGCTGTTTGGCAAGGTCACCTTGCTTACAGGTACATGGACAGTCATAGACCCGATCCTTATAGCTACACCACTAGCCATTATTGTTGCCATAGCAGTGAGCCTCATGACAGAACCTGAACCGAAAGAACATATTGAACTGTGCTTTAAGAGAGAATAA
- a CDS encoding methyltransferase domain-containing protein yields MSLKPIGKVSNFADEKTMQLLALWKESVSIVELDKTDAQELLYEEYSHYIVVHDSLKMEFPEKRKEWNRRFCRDAGVSVVELIKVHENKIYFKGLFAANNSSVYGILPYTTFDSQEADFPSAEMEILKKQTMEVALPQAKGKTILDVGCGIGSVTLQMARMNPESKVTGIDLLEKTMEQCRLSAIGYDIKNTFFKSASAYELPFANGEFEIVTCFFMLHHLDDIPKALSEVKRVIAREGKVLAVEPLDHHHGIERGIQDWVDHFENAGFAVETEQINRAIFVSARLK; encoded by the coding sequence ATGTCACTCAAACCTATAGGAAAGGTATCTAATTTTGCAGATGAGAAGACAATGCAGCTTCTTGCACTCTGGAAAGAAAGCGTGAGTATTGTTGAATTGGACAAAACAGATGCACAAGAACTTCTCTATGAAGAATATTCACATTACATTGTAGTCCATGATTCTCTTAAAATGGAATTCCCTGAAAAAAGGAAAGAGTGGAACAGAAGATTCTGCAGGGATGCGGGAGTTTCAGTTGTTGAGCTTATAAAAGTACATGAAAATAAGATATACTTCAAAGGTCTTTTTGCTGCAAACAACTCTTCTGTATATGGAATCTTACCGTACACTACTTTTGACAGTCAGGAAGCAGATTTTCCCTCTGCTGAGATGGAAATACTTAAGAAGCAGACAATGGAAGTAGCACTTCCGCAAGCAAAGGGGAAGACAATACTTGATGTAGGATGTGGGATTGGCAGTGTTACACTGCAAATGGCAAGGATGAATCCTGAATCAAAGGTCACAGGAATCGACCTTCTGGAAAAAACTATGGAACAGTGCCGTTTGAGTGCTATTGGATATGATATTAAAAATACATTCTTCAAATCAGCCAGTGCCTATGAACTCCCATTTGCTAATGGAGAATTTGAGATTGTAACCTGTTTCTTCATGCTTCACCATCTTGACGATATACCAAAAGCCCTTTCCGAAGTAAAAAGAGTGATTGCCAGAGAAGGAAAGGTCCTTGCTGTTGAACCTCTGGATCATCATCATGGGATTGAAAGAGGCATACAGGATTGGGTAGACCATTTTGAAAATGCTGGTTTTGCTGTTGAGACAGAACAGATAAACAGGGCTATTTTTGTAAGTGCCAGATTGAAGTAA
- a CDS encoding symporter small accessory protein — protein sequence MLGINDPQIWIAYILCFVSAIGCIIYGLIHWNDEEEGN from the coding sequence ATGTTAGGAATAAACGATCCGCAAATATGGATTGCTTACATATTGTGTTTTGTAAGTGCCATTGGATGTATAATATACGGCCTGATACACTGGAACGATGAAGAGGAGGGTAACTGA
- a CDS encoding IS1 family transposase (programmed frameshift): MNCPKCKSSSHKKNGRIDGRQRYKCHDCGYNYSVDIKSTASPVSVKRQALQLYLEGLGFRSIGRFLGVSHVSVQKWIRKFGSELEDLKSENEISVVELDEMHTYIGNKKYCWIWIAVDRYGKKFIDCSFGSRGTKTGQKLWKKLKTKEVGEVMTDYWRAYAKLVPRNIHTRSKAETYTVEGYNSIFRHFLARLRRKSKCYTKSLEMLKISVLLLMKYRNKELAMFN; encoded by the exons ATGAATTGTCCAAAGTGTAAGAGTTCCAGTCATAAGAAGAACGGTAGGATTGATGGTCGACAACGCTACAAATGCCATGATTGTGGATACAACTATTCAGTAGATATAAAATCCACCGCTAGCCCCGTATCTGTTAAGCGACAGGCTTTACAACTCTATCTGGAGGGGTTGGGATTTCGTTCAATTGGACGTTTTTTGGGCGTTAGTCATGTTTCTGTTCAAAAATGGATTCGAAAATTTGGTAGTGAATTAGAGGATCTAAAAAGTGAAAATGAGATTTCTGTTGTGGAATTGGACGAGATGCATACTTATATTGGGAATAAAAAA TACTGCTGGATATGGATTGCTGTTGATAGATATGGGAAGAAATTCATCGATTGCTCTTTTGGCAGCAGAGGAACAAAAACAGGACAAAAACTCTGGAAAAAGTTAAAGACAAAAGAGGTTGGGGAAGTAATGACGGATTATTGGAGGGCATATGCCAAGTTAGTCCCCAGAAACATCCATACTCGATCAAAAGCAGAAACATATACTGTTGAAGGATACAACAGCATATTTAGGCATTTCCTGGCAAGACTAAGGAGAAAGTCAAAGTGTTATACTAAAAGTCTTGAAATGCTAAAAATCTCCGTTTTGCTCTTGATGAAATATAGGAATAAAGAACTAGCTATGTTTAATTAA
- a CDS encoding RICIN domain-containing protein: MATKIARMCCVYHKKALQLFVLCTIMLLIGSSTYPALAASSNDDFFNSTIESKTITPSDISALKTVAQSIAFANQHDPGIDIDNLMAAIPNNSSDAQNNESFSGPKPLTTDFSDIDPNQAKYGPDNDGDGIPDSVELVLGTDINNTDSDFDQLDDLFEVNNDLDPLKADSNDDGLADYFEVHNVSSLDIDGDGFANAWDLDNDNDGVIDALDISPFSKSMSNESFDFNIKSSGNPTYLNFQIRPDNPEHLNLIAQSWDWPDDYRSTMKDLNSSENDVTVTPMLELTVPVDCKIVSRDSGDCIEIHNASQDNTVNVTTGNYSGEDYQLWRLESTDDNYYKIISMNNSKCLEVSNASQDEMANVTVGNYTGEEHQLWELELDNDGLYKLIAKHSGKCLEVNPTINGSIFQNSCQETDQQLWEIELVGGIASDRDALEDYGIVTTLGKAYVPLSPVKDFGNIVALNGRMFYPQDLAMDTFTQSQLVWMVRGLTDRPKKMSLQAYKGQYVSVDNATSKLVARSTAVTSDEMFEIVYLTNTKVALKAPNGKYVYAAEGGGKGLIADSTEIGEWEIFNLLDLENENSMIALKANNDQYVSSEGGGGAELVSNRDERKEWESFTLITTEYESVPTTLAKYNENFMLTGFSVEENHGSDFGVFFSEDKNRTFEAGFVLSYAYLREQTALDQMPQKLQNDYNVTISSDIGFASHQDEALASITTEMTPDALSSLPVDMILPIIGVFEDDFRYRAMDDLAFSSYVTGTSFDIDLNDQPLITTKSMKMSWYNTSTNTTIGTEDMLNEVQQWGLSRGLDSETLATMMNLMIAWETGESTVTKSGDVETKFNFPEGNQVLDTIDSYGISAVSFICNLIIGGAAVYSFITFTKLEPLAKIAGQTNWKLMKAMTESVSKIRTGVVGLANRLTSILSTIGWIVVGVLAFYAFWSIAASEGWSGYGIFVGTLYATLMIAYAVALWAIALIPVVGWAIALLIVLSDLIVGWIFGKGWSQMFFEWLIGLFTDVRVKTEADLKMLDTSISVNDQTYNGLTEGDRIELESNFKGIITRTSRGSFTNLQNSYISPQYKYISSNTLASDSSTTKGTTAYSGNSRKETEYKANLWVQPEAAINFPFEFWLSTNYRVYYDKCWWLFGWHCSQKSNTGTADADPSTLYFDVMPNDIENFSLWTAINSNDIDGDDILNPDELLNGTSQLRWDTDNDGLSDGYEIEYGTIPVNKDTDGDGLEDGLELRYGYDPLKWDTDGDKLNDFEEHRGWDIEFEFYDETFEQHVWASPLNNDSDDDGLNDLNEFLKGLNPRSKDTNGNGIEDAYDLNFTSKAYVSNVDLNGMGSSIITDPGTNITAVIDYSIIGKENSTGEPSRCWLFASMDNSTLNEEIYNGTPEIGNETLGSASLQFNASNNTDIFELRFYQTWNASMPAPAEEDRDIIGIIDTTYYPVRDNGWVSSGADEDKDGLIDINEQIGWPITITNLSGTHTVHVSSDPRFKDSDFDGLDDHTECYLTTSSSSDPENSDTDNDNLNDFTEYYLGTNLTNYDTDGDLLDDSTEIFFGSSPLMPDTDGDGLYDSIEFNLSSNPLKIDTDDDDLTDFEETIFGSNLLKPDSDDDGLFDYLEMIYGSKPLVPDTDEDGLLDGDEVHGTGTSPLLNDTDFDGLKDPEELEMNTNPLSPDTDNDGYTDSQEISFATNPLLEDTDSDNLNDSLDMDSVISNVRNIAVAYDMSEDNEELLDTLSKYTNITVYSADDLLMNHSDEPYILLLGRPEKMNGTAGNITYDVLRNDGDVLPKMIDSVYERIAVRYGVWNTTQTVVMLSEPYMYDHCRILDAFRTKQVTASSNSILVEYKAEKDLFVVESIDSVKRTGSKIGVVLDANVTPWIELKRSGSSEKPLSSGSGLPSGEYVIGKYLDITVSENVENATTDIINGTLLTIYYRFSDLDRNGDGDIVDRNDIDEDTLCIYYLNEVNGRWTKLSDSGVNTGNVGLYGENFEGYVWTRVSHLSSFALAGRSVTIEDDGPLDSDLDGLSNAVEYRIGTDPFNPDTDGDGIIDSEDAEPLTKFRTVQEDADTNIETPPKETKIYPVPHETPLTKNKTIPGYLMWLAFVGIIALLSYLIVLKRKE, encoded by the coding sequence ATGGCTACTAAAATAGCCAGAATGTGTTGTGTTTATCACAAAAAAGCTCTTCAGCTATTTGTACTATGCACAATTATGCTACTGATAGGATCAAGCACTTATCCAGCGTTAGCTGCATCTAGCAATGATGACTTTTTTAATTCAACTATTGAATCAAAAACTATAACGCCCTCTGATATCTCTGCTTTAAAAACCGTGGCTCAATCTATTGCCTTTGCCAACCAGCATGATCCCGGAATAGATATCGATAATTTAATGGCTGCGATACCAAACAATTCAAGTGACGCACAAAATAATGAAAGCTTTTCAGGACCTAAACCGCTCACAACTGATTTTTCAGATATTGACCCAAACCAGGCAAAATATGGTCCAGACAACGATGGTGACGGTATCCCTGACTCTGTAGAACTGGTTCTGGGAACTGATATTAATAATACTGATTCCGATTTTGACCAATTGGACGACCTTTTTGAGGTAAACAACGACCTTGATCCCTTGAAAGCAGATTCTAACGATGATGGACTTGCTGATTATTTTGAGGTTCATAATGTTTCTTCCTTAGACATAGATGGCGACGGTTTTGCAAACGCATGGGACCTTGATAATGACAATGATGGAGTAATTGATGCTCTGGACATCTCGCCTTTTTCAAAATCCATGTCAAATGAGAGCTTTGATTTCAATATTAAATCAAGTGGAAATCCCACCTATCTGAATTTTCAGATAAGACCTGATAATCCGGAGCATCTTAACCTGATTGCACAAAGCTGGGATTGGCCCGATGACTATCGGTCAACGATGAAAGACCTCAACAGTTCGGAAAATGATGTTACTGTCACACCAATGCTCGAACTCACCGTACCTGTCGACTGTAAAATTGTTTCTCGTGATAGTGGGGATTGCATAGAAATCCACAATGCCAGTCAAGATAATACGGTAAATGTCACTACGGGAAATTATAGTGGTGAAGACTACCAGTTGTGGAGACTGGAATCTACAGATGATAATTACTACAAAATAATTTCCATGAACAATAGCAAATGCCTTGAAGTTTCCAATGCCAGCCAGGATGAGATGGCAAATGTTACTGTAGGCAATTACACCGGTGAGGAACACCAGCTCTGGGAACTGGAACTGGATAACGATGGGCTCTACAAACTTATAGCCAAACACAGTGGAAAATGCCTTGAAGTAAATCCCACAATTAATGGTAGTATATTCCAGAACTCATGTCAGGAAACTGACCAACAACTCTGGGAAATCGAACTTGTAGGCGGAATTGCATCTGATCGTGACGCACTTGAAGATTACGGAATCGTCACAACATTGGGCAAGGCCTATGTCCCTCTCTCTCCTGTGAAAGACTTTGGAAATATCGTTGCTCTGAACGGTCGTATGTTCTATCCGCAGGATTTGGCAATGGACACTTTCACCCAGTCACAACTTGTGTGGATGGTCAGAGGACTGACGGACAGACCAAAGAAAATGTCATTACAAGCCTATAAAGGTCAATATGTGTCAGTGGATAACGCAACATCAAAACTTGTTGCCAGAAGCACCGCTGTCACAAGTGATGAGATGTTTGAAATTGTTTATCTCACCAACACTAAAGTTGCGTTGAAAGCACCTAATGGTAAATACGTATACGCAGCAGAAGGCGGTGGGAAAGGACTGATAGCAGACAGCACTGAGATTGGTGAATGGGAGATATTTAATCTTTTAGACCTTGAAAATGAAAATAGTATGATAGCTTTGAAAGCTAATAATGATCAGTATGTCTCTTCAGAAGGTGGGGGAGGAGCTGAACTTGTTTCCAACAGAGATGAAAGGAAAGAATGGGAATCATTTACCCTGATTACCACTGAATATGAATCTGTGCCAACCACATTGGCAAAATATAATGAAAATTTCATGCTCACCGGTTTTAGTGTTGAAGAAAACCATGGTTCAGATTTCGGGGTATTCTTCAGTGAAGATAAGAACCGCACATTTGAAGCAGGCTTTGTCCTTTCGTATGCGTATTTACGAGAACAGACCGCTCTTGACCAGATGCCTCAGAAATTGCAGAACGATTATAATGTGACAATTAGTTCGGACATAGGTTTTGCCAGTCATCAGGACGAGGCCCTGGCAAGCATAACAACTGAAATGACGCCTGATGCATTGTCTTCCTTACCAGTCGATATGATCCTTCCTATAATTGGTGTGTTTGAAGATGATTTCCGATACAGGGCAATGGATGACCTGGCTTTCAGTTCATATGTTACAGGAACGAGTTTTGATATCGACCTGAATGACCAGCCTTTGATAACTACAAAAAGCATGAAGATGAGCTGGTACAATACCAGTACGAATACAACTATCGGAACAGAAGACATGCTGAATGAGGTTCAGCAATGGGGACTGTCCAGAGGTCTTGACAGTGAAACACTTGCAACAATGATGAATTTGATGATCGCCTGGGAGACTGGAGAATCAACTGTTACTAAATCAGGTGACGTTGAAACAAAGTTCAATTTCCCTGAAGGAAATCAGGTCCTTGATACTATCGACAGTTATGGAATATCGGCAGTTAGCTTCATTTGTAATCTCATTATAGGGGGAGCCGCAGTCTACTCTTTCATCACTTTTACCAAACTTGAACCACTCGCAAAGATAGCTGGTCAGACAAACTGGAAACTTATGAAGGCAATGACCGAATCGGTCTCAAAAATACGCACTGGTGTCGTGGGGTTGGCTAACAGGCTCACCAGCATCCTTTCAACTATTGGATGGATTGTTGTAGGTGTGCTCGCCTTCTATGCATTCTGGTCAATAGCCGCTAGCGAAGGTTGGTCTGGATACGGTATATTCGTAGGAACTTTGTATGCCACATTGATGATAGCATACGCAGTTGCCCTTTGGGCTATAGCCTTGATACCTGTGGTTGGGTGGGCTATTGCATTGCTTATTGTTCTTTCAGACCTTATTGTAGGCTGGATATTTGGCAAAGGCTGGTCTCAGATGTTCTTTGAGTGGCTTATAGGACTTTTCACAGATGTAAGGGTTAAAACAGAAGCGGACCTGAAAATGCTAGATACCTCCATAAGCGTGAATGATCAGACCTACAATGGACTAACTGAAGGTGACCGTATAGAACTGGAGAGTAACTTTAAAGGCATCATTACAAGAACTTCTCGCGGTTCATTTACAAATCTCCAGAATAGCTATATTAGCCCTCAATACAAGTACATTTCATCGAACACACTTGCAAGTGATAGTTCCACTACCAAAGGCACAACTGCTTATTCTGGCAATTCACGGAAGGAAACTGAATATAAGGCAAATCTGTGGGTTCAGCCTGAAGCTGCCATTAACTTCCCATTCGAATTCTGGCTTAGTACTAACTATAGAGTTTACTACGATAAATGCTGGTGGCTCTTTGGATGGCATTGCAGTCAGAAGAGCAACACAGGCACTGCGGATGCAGACCCATCTACACTCTACTTTGATGTGATGCCAAATGATATCGAAAATTTTTCCCTCTGGACTGCTATTAACTCTAATGACATTGACGGGGATGACATCCTTAATCCTGACGAACTGCTCAATGGTACCAGTCAATTGAGATGGGATACTGACAACGATGGTCTTTCCGATGGGTATGAAATAGAATATGGAACCATACCTGTTAACAAAGATACCGATGGAGACGGACTTGAAGACGGACTTGAACTACGCTACGGTTATGATCCCCTTAAATGGGATACTGATGGTGACAAACTCAATGACTTTGAAGAACATCGTGGCTGGGATATCGAATTTGAGTTCTACGATGAGACATTTGAGCAGCATGTCTGGGCAAGCCCTCTAAATAATGATTCTGACGATGACGGTTTGAATGATCTTAATGAATTCCTCAAAGGATTAAACCCTCGCTCTAAGGATACGAACGGCAACGGTATTGAGGATGCCTACGACCTCAATTTCACATCAAAAGCATACGTAAGCAACGTTGACCTGAATGGTATGGGCAGTAGCATTATAACCGATCCTGGAACAAATATCACAGCAGTTATCGATTACAGCATAATTGGAAAGGAAAACTCTACTGGTGAACCCTCAAGATGCTGGTTGTTCGCAAGTATGGACAATTCTACATTAAATGAAGAAATATACAATGGTACACCTGAAATAGGCAATGAAACTTTGGGGTCTGCAAGTTTGCAGTTCAATGCTTCAAACAACACTGACATCTTTGAATTGCGCTTTTACCAGACATGGAACGCATCCATGCCAGCACCCGCTGAAGAGGATAGGGATATCATCGGAATCATTGATACCACCTATTACCCTGTCAGGGATAATGGCTGGGTAAGTTCTGGAGCGGATGAAGACAAGGATGGCCTTATAGATATAAATGAACAGATAGGCTGGCCTATAACCATTACCAATCTTTCAGGTACACACACTGTCCACGTAAGCAGCGATCCGCGATTCAAGGATAGTGATTTTGACGGACTGGATGACCATACCGAGTGCTATCTTACGACAAGCAGCAGTTCAGATCCCGAAAACTCAGACACCGACAACGATAATCTAAATGATTTTACGGAATATTATCTTGGCACCAACCTGACAAATTATGATACCGATGGAGACCTGCTGGATGATAGTACAGAAATATTCTTTGGAAGCAGTCCATTAATGCCGGACACAGATGGCGATGGCCTGTATGATTCAATCGAGTTTAATCTTTCATCAAACCCGTTGAAGATAGATACAGACGACGATGACCTGACAGATTTTGAGGAAACTATATTTGGTTCAAACCTGCTTAAACCGGATTCTGATGATGATGGTCTGTTTGACTATCTCGAAATGATCTACGGCTCAAAGCCACTTGTACCGGATACTGACGAAGATGGCCTGCTTGATGGTGATGAGGTACATGGTACAGGAACCAGTCCTTTGTTAAATGATACAGACTTTGATGGTTTGAAGGATCCTGAAGAATTGGAAATGAATACAAATCCACTTTCTCCAGATACTGATAATGACGGATACACAGATTCACAGGAAATAAGTTTTGCTACAAATCCACTGCTGGAAGATACCGACAGCGATAATCTTAATGATTCACTTGATATGGATTCTGTTATATCAAATGTCAGGAATATTGCAGTTGCATATGATATGAGCGAGGATAATGAAGAACTGCTGGATACTTTGAGCAAGTATACCAATATAACTGTTTATTCTGCAGATGACCTTTTAATGAACCATTCAGATGAACCATATATTCTGCTCCTTGGCAGACCTGAGAAAATGAATGGGACAGCCGGCAATATTACATACGATGTGCTCAGGAACGATGGTGATGTACTTCCAAAAATGATCGATTCTGTTTATGAGAGGATAGCTGTCAGATATGGTGTGTGGAATACAACACAAACTGTTGTCATGCTTTCTGAACCATACATGTATGATCATTGCAGGATACTGGATGCTTTCAGGACTAAGCAGGTCACTGCTTCCAGCAATTCGATTCTGGTAGAATACAAGGCAGAAAAGGATCTTTTTGTTGTTGAGTCCATTGATTCTGTAAAAAGGACAGGTTCAAAGATTGGTGTGGTTCTTGATGCCAATGTCACCCCATGGATTGAGCTAAAACGATCCGGTTCTTCAGAAAAACCATTGTCCTCTGGCTCAGGACTTCCTTCCGGAGAATATGTTATTGGAAAGTATCTTGACATAACAGTGAGTGAAAATGTAGAAAACGCAACCACCGATATCATTAACGGTACTTTGTTGACAATCTATTATCGCTTCAGCGACCTAGACCGCAACGGTGACGGTGACATCGTTGACAGAAATGACATTGATGAGGATACCCTGTGCATCTATTACCTGAATGAAGTAAATGGCAGGTGGACTAAACTCTCAGATTCAGGAGTAAACACCGGCAATGTTGGACTCTATGGTGAGAATTTTGAAGGCTATGTATGGACAAGAGTTTCACATCTCTCCAGTTTTGCCCTCGCGGGAAGGTCTGTCACAATAGAAGATGACGGTCCCCTTGACTCTGATCTGGATGGGTTGTCTAATGCGGTAGAGTACAGAATCGGAACTGACCCATTTAACCCTGATACCGATGGTGATGGTATCATCGATTCAGAAGATGCCGAGCCACTGACAAAGTTCAGAACAGTCCAGGAGGATGCTGATACCAATATTGAGACTCCGCCTAAAGAAACTAAAATATACCCTGTTCCACATGAAACTCCTTTGACTAAAAACAAAACTATACCGGGATATTTGATGTGGCTGGCATTTGTGGGTATTATAGCCTTATTGTCATATCTGATCGTTTTAAAAAGAAAAGAATGA